GGCTGCCGTGGCATCGCGTGATTAACCGCAATGGCGCGATTTCCCTGCCCCGCTCACGCGGCTATGAATTGCAGCGCGAGCTGTTGCGCCGCGAGGGCGTCACCTTCGGCTTGCGTGATGCCATTGATTTGGAGCGCTTTCAATGGCGGCCGAGGTTGAAGGGCAAATAGACGTTTAGTCGAATTTGTTCAGAAAAAGCAAAGATTTTGGACGCAGATTTTCACAGATTCACGCAGATTAAAAACCTGTGTAACAAACCCGCAACATTGTGTTTTGGGGCAAAGTTTTTGGCCACAGATGCACACTGATGGAACACGGATGTGCGTGAGATGAGCTCCGATCGAAAACTCGCAGCGATTTTTCTTTAAGCCCTTCTCAAAAAATGTTCACAAAAAATCCGTGTTCATCCGTGGCTTCAAAATCTTTGATTGCGGCTTTGCTGTGCCGTGTATATCAGGAATGATCGGTGTAAAAAAATCTTAGTTCCGGCTCGTCCGGGTTACAGGATAGAATATGCAAGAAACAAAAATCAATTACGATGAAGAAGGCGATATTCTCTATGTTTCCTTCGGACGGAGCGAGCATATCACTGGTGTTGAGCTTGCTGACAATATTTTATTGCGCCTGGATACCGGAAAAGCTACGGGCACGAGTCCCCAAGCCATCGGATTAACATTCATCAGTTTTGCGCGAATGAGAGAACATCATCGTGACAGCCCCCTGCAAGTGCCGTTGATGAATCTGCGCAATCTTCCCGAGGAGCTTTGGCAAGCGGTTTTGGCCGTGCTCACAACGCCACCGGTTAGTGATTTTTTGGCAATTGGGTTTTCCCTTTCACCACAAGTACCGCCCTTGCCCGAGCGAATCGCCGCCTGAATAAATCTGTTTCCCCGTTTCTATTTTCCCGAATTCACCCGCACCTTATCAAACCAGATCGCGCGCTTGCCGTCTTCGGTGACGCGGCGCAACGGCAGCGTCACCGCGCCGAACGATTGATAATTCTCCCACAAATATGCGCCTTCGTGATTGCTCTGCAATTTGTAGCGCCAGCCCTGAATGCGAAAACTGGCGGGATCGATCCACAGCCAGTATTGATCGCCCGGAGTCAAGCCGACGTTCTCGAACGAAAGATGCAACACGCGATAGTCAACCCCGTTTTTGTTTTCACCAGGCGCTTCGCGCAGCGTCACGCCGGGTTTGATGTGCTCACCCAACAAGGCAAAGGCCTGAGCCACAATTTGCCCGGCGTCACGCATATGCTCAATGGCGCGGCGATTTTTGAGGGGAATACTCATAAATCTATCAACCCTTGTTGGGCGGCCAGGCTGACCACTTCGGTGCGGTTGCCGGCCCCCAATTTGCTCATAATTGAGCTGACGTGAAATTTAACGGTGCGCTCACTGATGACCAGTTGGGCGGCAATCTCTTTGTTCAGCCGTCCCAGGGCCAATAGGTGCAGCACTTCTAACTCACGCGGGGTCAGCTCATTGGCTGCTGCGGCGCTGCGGCTGGGCTGGCTGACCTGCCGTAACAATTTAGAAGCGATCACCGGCTGCAATAACGACCCGCCGGCATGCACCACCCGCA
This genomic interval from Cytophagia bacterium CHB2 contains the following:
- a CDS encoding DNA methyltransferase, producing the protein LPWHRVINRNGAISLPRSRGYELQRELLRREGVTFGLRDAIDLERFQWRPRLKGK
- a CDS encoding DUF2283 domain-containing protein, with the translated sequence MQETKINYDEEGDILYVSFGRSEHITGVELADNILLRLDTGKATGTSPQAIGLTFISFARMREHHRDSPLQVPLMNLRNLPEELWQAVLAVLTTPPVSDFLAIGFSLSPQVPPLPERIAA